A genomic segment from Nematostella vectensis chromosome 6, jaNemVect1.1, whole genome shotgun sequence encodes:
- the LOC5507370 gene encoding DNA polymerase lambda produces the protein MAQRPIKRLKTECSPGGSTEMFDGIRAFFVENGLGKTRLSILTEKLTKGGGKCHKTLQDSTTHLFVSQNVMLERLPRLLGQAVTDKVKVVRADWISKCLAEGRVVDLGPYTIRHEICNLSNQIMGSEKPGPSSELNQSNHSIESGKPGPPSELNQFKLTKSLDVGLSTSPTPYKVNKGNDSDSSYSDSGDERSPPKVATRILDLSRSPEKVKEKWICTKASTSEEKNHNEHITDQLQILATSYANTKDQWRALGYKKAISSIKSYHKKIETEEECHRLPFVGERLAKKIWEIVQTGHLRRLDFIDPKTEAINLFSGVWGAGPKAAELWVSKGLRTLEDLKRHGGLNKQQEIGLRYYDEFNERMPREEAGKIGEVVKAATEIIDPSLLCITCGSYRRGKSTCGDVDVLVSHPDGKSHHGVMGPLLCELKSSGFLTDDLVSADIEDQKKYMGVCKLPGEDTKHRRLDIIVVPYNEWACAIVYFTGSDHFNRSIRLLAKKNGMSLSNHALKTGVVRKDGAKIYDGSTVTVNSERELFDLLGLEYREPQERDW, from the coding sequence ATGGCCCAGCGCCCGATAAAACGCCTAAAGACAGAGTGCTCACCTGGTGGTAGTACTGAAATGTTTGATGGAATACGTGCTTTTTTCGTTGAAAATGGCCTCGGAAAAACAAGGCTCTCGATTCTCACAGAAAAGCTAACAAAAGGTGGAGGGAAATGCCATAAAACACTCCAAGACTCCACCACGCATTTATTTGTTTCTCAGAACGTGATGTTAGAGAGACTGCCTAGACTCCTTGGCCAGGCTGTCACTGATAAGGTTAAGGTAGTTAGAGCCGATTGGATAAGTAAGTGCCTGGCAGAGGGGAGAGTAGTAGATTTGGGGCCTTATACAATTAGGCATGAAATATGTAAcctttctaatcagataatggGAAGTGAAAAACCTGGTCCTTCATCAGAGTTAAATCAATCCAATCACAGCATTGAAAGCGGAAAACCTGGTCCTCCATCAGAGTTAAATCAATTCAAATTAACCAAGTCTTTAGATGTGGGGCTATCTACTTCCCCCACTCCATATAAGGTCAATAAAGGTAATGATAGTGATAGCAGTTATTCTGATAGTGGAGATGAAAGATCACCACCTAAAGTGGCAACACGAATATTAGACTTAAGTAGATCCCCTGAAAAGGTGAAAGAGAAATGGATTTGCACCAAAGCATCTAcatctgaagaaaaaaaccaCAATGAACACATAACAGACCAGTTACAGATCCTAGCAACGTCCTACGCAAACACAAAAGATCAGTGGAGAGCTCTTGGGTATAAAAAAGCCATTTCATCGATCAAGAGCTACCAcaagaaaatagaaactgaagAAGAGTGCCATAGGCTGCCTTTTGTTGGTGAAAGACTTGCAAAAAAGATCTGGGAAATTGTCCAGACAGGACATTTAAGAAGGCTGGATTTTATTGACCCCAAAACAGAGGCAATCAATTTGTTTAGTGGTGTATGGGGTGCTGGCCCCAAAGCAGCTGAATTATGGGTATCCAAAGGATTAAGAACTTTAGAGGATCTCAAGAGACATGGGGGACTCAATAAACAACAAGAGATTGGTCTTAGATACTATGATGAATTCAATGAGCGTATGCCCAGAGAAGAGGCTGGCAAAATTGGTGAGGTTGTAAAAGCTGCAACAGAGATAATTGATCCTTCACTCCTTTGCATCACCTGCGGCTCCTATCGCAGAGGAAAATCGACATGTGGGGATGTTGATGTTCTTGTCTCACACCCTGATGGGAAATCGCATCATGGTGTGATGGGACCTCTTTTGTGTGAACTTAAAAGTTCTGGTTTCCTAACAGATGACTTAGTCTCTGCAGATATAGAGGACCAAAAAAAGTACATGGGGGTTTGCAAATTGCCAGGGGAAGACACAAAGCATAGGCGGCTGGATATCATTGTTGTCCCCTATAATGAATGGGCTTGTGCTATTGTATATTTCACAGGATCTGATCACTTCAATCGTTCAATCAGACTTCTAGCCAAGAAAAATGGCATGTCTCTCTCGAATCATGCTCTTAAGACTGGTGTAGTCCGCAAAGATGGAGCGAAAATTTATGACGGTTCAACCGTAACTGTAAATAGTGAACGGGAATTGTTTGATCTTCTCGGCTTGGAATATAGAGAACCACAGGAAAGAGATTGGTAG
- the LOC5507364 gene encoding transmembrane emp24 domain-containing protein 4, which yields MRLVVSLAFIGYMLGNVQALYFHMGETEKKCFIEEIPDETMVIGKYKTQLYDENIKDFLPSSPGIGMHVEVKDPNGKIIMSKYYSSEGRFTFTSHTPGEHVICLHSNSTRWSLWAGGRLRIHLDIQVGEHANDYAQIAAKDKLTELQLRIRQLLDQVEQISKEQNYQRFREERFRMTSESTNQRVLWWALAQTVILLATGFWQMRHLKGFFEAKKLV from the exons atgAGGTTGGTCGTTTCTCTAGCCTTTATAGGCTACATGTTAGGCAATGTCCAagctttatattttcatatggGAGAGACAGAAAAGAAGTGTTTTATTGAGGAAATCCCCGACGAGACTATGGTGATAG gaaaatacaaaaCCCAGttgtatgatgaaaatatcaAGGACTTCCTGCCTTCCAGCCCTGGTATTGGAATGCATGTAGAGGTTAAAGATCCTAACGGCAAGATTATAATGTCCAAATACTACTCTTCTGAAGGACGGTTCACCTTTACTTCACACACACCTGGTGAACATGTCATCTGTTTGCATTCCAACTCCACGCGGTGGTCACTCTGGGCTGGAGGTCGTCTG CGAATCCATCTAGATATCCAAGTTGGTGAACATGCCAACGACTATGCCCAGATAGCTGCTAAGGACAAACTAACAGAACTACAGCTCCGCATCCGACAGCTCCTGGATCAAGTGGAGCAAATTAGCAAGGAGCAAAACTACCAGAGG ttccGTGAGGAGAGATTCCGCATGACCAGTGAGAGCACAAACCAGCGTGTCTTATGGTGGGCCCTAGCCCAGACGGTTATTCTCTTGGCAACAGGATTCTGGCAGATGCGACATCTAAAGGGTTTCTTTGAGGCCAAGAAACTGGTTTAG